A window of Solanum stenotomum isolate F172 chromosome 3, ASM1918654v1, whole genome shotgun sequence contains these coding sequences:
- the LOC125859481 gene encoding WUSCHEL-related homeobox 5, which translates to MGTKCGRWNPTAEQVKVLTDLFRSGLRTPTTDQIQKISSQLSFYGNIESKNVFYWFQNHKARERQKRRRKVLVDESINDEDMRIQFDNISSNKQINTNHETAERVIETLQLFPLNSLSEYAETEKLRLFTEEYMTFSCSIGAEMDHPTLDLRLSFFS; encoded by the exons ATGGGTACAAAATGTGGTCGATGGAATCCAACGGCGGAACAGGTTAAAGTTCTAACTGACCTGTTCCGCTCTGGACTCCGTACCCCGACCACTGATCAGATTCAAAAGATATCGTCTCAGCTAAGCTTTTATGGAAACATCGAAAGTAAGAATGTGTTTTATTGGTTCCAAAACCATAAAGCTAGAGAACGACAGAAACGTCGTCGTAAGGTTTTGGTTGATGAATCAATCAATGACGAAGATATGAGAATCCAATTCGATAATATCTCTTCAAACAAAC AGATAAATACTAATCATGAGACGGCTGAGAGAGTAATAGAGACTTTGCAACTCTTTCCTTTAAATTCATTAAGTGAATATGCTGAGACGGAGAAGTTAAGGCTATTCACTGAGGAATACATGACATTTTCCTGCTCTATCGGGGCGGAAATGGATCATCCAACGTTGGATCTACGTCTAAGCTTCTTttcatag